In Notolabrus celidotus isolate fNotCel1 chromosome 8, fNotCel1.pri, whole genome shotgun sequence, a genomic segment contains:
- the LOC117817583 gene encoding melanin-concentrating hormone receptor 2, with translation MNDTATLCNNNLTDNSTDPSCQSSSPYSHVDITTFMHIFPTIYGILCSVGVLANALVIYAVKACKKKMVSDIYVLNLAIADMLFLLVMPFNIHQLVRDRQWVFGNFMCKAVVVVDVSNQFTTVGIVTVLCIDRYIAIVHPTSERRTIQWTVIINLLVWLGSFLLTVPVMIYAKVVRRQHMEVCMMYLDGPEDMYWYTLYQSILGFIIPLIIISTFYSLTLYHVFSSIRRVKRKQSVWAKRATKMVLMVIALFLICWSPYHVIQVINLTNNTPTIAFIYAYNISICLSYSHSCINPLMLLIFAQNYRERLCHRNMLQSSQQSSKTTVVKADGSSMNNDPNYRCTVI, from the exons ATGAATGACACGGCCACACTTTGCAATAACAACCTAACAGACAACTCCACTGACCCGTCATGTCAGAGCTCCTCACCTTACAGCCACGTCGACATTACCACTTTTATGCACATTTTCCCCACGATTTATGGCATCCTGTGTTCGGTCGGAGTTCTAGCCAACGCGCTGGTCATCTACGCGGTGAAAGCATGCAAGAAGAAAATGGTTTCAGACATCTACGTGCTTAACTTGGCGATAGCGGACATGCTGTTCCTGCTGGTGATGCCCTTCAACATCCACCAGCTcgtcagagacagacagtggGTGTTTGGAAACTTTATGTGCAAAGCGGTAGTTGTGGTGGATGTCAGCAACCAGTTCACCACAGTGGGGATTGTGACTGTGCTGTGCATTGATCG GTACATCGCTATCGTCCACCCCACCTCCGAGAGGAGGACCATCCAGTGGACCGTCATCATTAATCTGTTGGTCTGGCTCGGCAGCTTCCTCCTCACCGTCCCTGTCATGATCTACGCCAAGGTTGTACGGCGACAGCATATGGAGGTGTGCATGATGTACCTGGACGGGCCTGAGGATATGTACTGGTACACCCTCTACCAGTCTATCCTGGGCTTCATCATCCcgctcatcatcatcagcaccTTCTACTCGCTCACCCTCTACCACGTCTTCAGCTCCATCCGCCGCGTCAAACGTAAGCAGTCTGTTTGGGCCAAAAGAGCCACAAAGATGGTCCTCATGGTCATCGCTTTGTTCTTGATCTGCTGGTCACCCTACCACGTCATCCAGGTGATCAACCTGACCAACAACACCCCCACCATCGCCTTCATTTATGCCTACAACATCAGCATCTGTCTCAGCTACTCCCACAGCTGCATCAACCCACTCATGCTGCTCATCTTTGCACAGAATTACCGCGAGCGTCTCTGCCacagaaacatgctgcagagCTCCCAGCAGTCGTCCAAGACCACTGTGGTCAAAGCGGATGGCTCCAGCATGAACAACGACCCCAACTACCGCTGTACTGTCATCTAA